In Myxococcales bacterium, the following proteins share a genomic window:
- a CDS encoding class I SAM-dependent methyltransferase produces the protein MSAHSFAAFAAKWLATPMQFDEAQIADLLALPPLDEPTLAAVMPPLPAEALAHAAAADLLRQHQFVELPPRAIADLARLFRGVVEVVRTAKAKGMTADGVRDALRPHLDALTAWPLGHVEADAPAVVCGEYSAALQMDVLGFATWQLMAPLLDLGCGAHAYLVRHLRNLGWDAHGLDRLAPPDVQLANAPPFSTWLACTLPPAAFATITSHMAFSLNFLHHHVRAGGGGVALRYADTYRHILLALRPGGHFVYAPSLPFVEASLPAGYSVRYAPLPSELASGVAALSRATGADVAQAACVTREAAIS, from the coding sequence ATGTCTGCCCACTCGTTCGCCGCATTTGCCGCCAAATGGCTGGCCACGCCCATGCAGTTCGACGAGGCGCAAATCGCCGACCTGCTTGCGCTACCACCGCTTGACGAGCCGACGCTGGCCGCGGTGATGCCGCCGCTGCCTGCCGAGGCGCTTGCACATGCCGCCGCTGCCGACTTGTTGCGGCAACACCAATTTGTTGAGCTGCCACCGCGCGCCATTGCCGATCTGGCTCGGCTTTTTCGGGGCGTGGTGGAGGTCGTGCGCACGGCCAAGGCTAAGGGGATGACGGCGGACGGCGTGCGCGACGCACTTCGGCCCCACCTCGACGCGCTCACCGCCTGGCCACTCGGGCACGTCGAGGCTGACGCCCCAGCCGTGGTGTGCGGCGAATACTCGGCGGCGCTGCAAATGGACGTGCTTGGCTTTGCCACGTGGCAGCTCATGGCGCCGCTGCTCGATCTTGGGTGCGGCGCACATGCATACCTGGTGCGTCACTTGCGCAACCTGGGCTGGGACGCCCATGGCCTTGATCGCTTGGCGCCGCCCGACGTGCAGCTGGCAAACGCGCCGCCATTTAGCACGTGGCTGGCGTGTACGTTGCCTCCCGCCGCATTTGCAACGATCACGTCGCATATGGCGTTTTCACTGAATTTCCTGCATCACCACGTGCGCGCGGGCGGCGGTGGCGTGGCGCTGCGCTACGCCGATACGTATCGCCATATTTTGCTCGCGCTTAGGCCTGGCGGACACTTCGTATACGCGCCAAGCCTGCCGTTTGTCGAGGCGAGCTTACCCGCCGGCTATAGCGTGCGCTATGCGCCATTGCCGAGCGAACTCGCCAGCGGCGTTGCGGCGCTATCGCGCGCGACCGGCGCCGATGTCGCCCAGGCTGCCTGCGTCACGCGTGAGGCCGCTATCTCGTAG
- a CDS encoding FAD-binding oxidoreductase, translating to MTTPAATPWPRQVLTGFGRAVRASCAFAQPQTTAELVTLVAQAGAAGLSIAFRGAGRSYGDAALNGAGLVISTERLNRILSWDATTGIIDAEAGATIEDVWRATIADGYWPPVVPGTMRPTLGGCVAMNIHGKNNTVGGPFGEHVLELDLLTADGATQTISATTHPELFHAVCGGMGLLGAVTRVKLQLHKVPSGNLMVTPIIARNLEELLLRFESRLSSADYLVAWVDCLARGETLGRGLIHTAEYVGTKDADALRASYADNLSGLPTRVMGFPKAHLWRFMRPFTNDAFVPWVNAAKYWSAFAGWRWRARGYAQSLVAFNFLLDYVTDWERAYGDGGLIQYQLFVPAEGALACMRDVLTACHQAGIVPYLGVLKRHRADDFLLSHGVDGWSLALDFRVTARGRDALWRHTEALTAIVLAYGGRFYFAKDAVLRPADVLAAYGAERLAAFKAHKVALDPTGVFSNDLFKRAVAPAFTK from the coding sequence ATGACCACGCCCGCCGCAACGCCATGGCCCAGGCAAGTCCTCACCGGCTTTGGTCGCGCCGTGCGCGCAAGCTGCGCCTTCGCCCAGCCGCAAACAACCGCCGAGCTCGTGACCCTTGTTGCGCAAGCTGGGGCCGCGGGCCTGAGCATCGCCTTTCGCGGCGCCGGCCGCAGTTACGGCGATGCGGCGCTAAATGGCGCTGGCCTCGTGATTAGCACCGAACGCCTAAATCGCATCTTGTCGTGGGATGCGACCACCGGCATCATCGATGCCGAGGCGGGCGCGACCATCGAAGACGTGTGGCGCGCCACCATCGCTGATGGCTATTGGCCACCCGTGGTACCCGGCACCATGCGCCCAACGCTGGGCGGCTGCGTCGCGATGAACATCCACGGCAAGAACAACACGGTTGGCGGCCCCTTTGGCGAGCATGTGCTCGAACTTGACTTGCTTACGGCCGACGGCGCAACGCAAACCATCAGCGCGACCACACATCCCGAGCTATTTCACGCCGTCTGCGGCGGCATGGGGCTGCTCGGCGCTGTGACGCGGGTGAAGTTACAGCTACACAAGGTGCCAAGCGGCAACTTGATGGTTACACCGATCATTGCGCGCAATCTCGAGGAGCTGTTGTTGCGCTTCGAATCGCGGCTAAGCAGTGCCGACTACCTGGTGGCGTGGGTCGATTGCCTTGCGCGCGGCGAGACGCTTGGGCGTGGGCTCATACACACGGCCGAGTATGTCGGGACCAAGGACGCCGACGCGCTACGTGCATCCTATGCCGACAACCTCAGCGGCCTGCCGACGCGCGTGATGGGCTTTCCCAAGGCACATTTGTGGCGCTTCATGCGGCCGTTTACGAATGATGCCTTCGTGCCTTGGGTAAATGCCGCGAAATACTGGAGTGCATTTGCTGGCTGGCGCTGGCGAGCACGCGGCTATGCGCAGTCTCTCGTCGCGTTTAATTTTTTGCTCGACTACGTCACCGATTGGGAGCGCGCCTATGGCGACGGCGGGCTCATTCAGTATCAGCTGTTTGTGCCAGCGGAAGGCGCCCTGGCCTGCATGCGCGACGTGCTAACAGCGTGCCATCAAGCCGGCATCGTCCCTTACCTCGGCGTGCTCAAGCGCCATCGCGCGGATGATTTTTTGCTCTCGCACGGGGTCGACGGTTGGTCACTGGCGCTCGATTTTCGCGTGACGGCGCGCGGCCGCGACGCCTTGTGGCGGCATACCGAGGCGCTCACCGCGATCGTGCTTGCCTACGGCGGCCGCTTCTATTTTGCAAAAGACGCCGTGTTGCGGCCGGCCGACGTGCTCGCGGCATATGGCGCCGAGCGCCTTGCGGCGTTCAAGGCGCACAAGGTCGCACTTGATCCTACCGGGGTGTTTTCGAACGATCTATTTAAGCGCGCCGTAGCGCCGGCCTTCACCAAGTAG
- a CDS encoding SDR family NAD(P)-dependent oxidoreductase — MALTFTHAIVVGGSSGIGAAMATQLARGGTKVAILARRADELERIKQTSPDNIKCYVHDVENHAEVPALLERIERDLGGLDLLVYAAGILKFTREGEYNFEKERATIAVNVIGAMAWMNPIAAKFEAVRRGSIVGISSIAGERGRRNTPAYGTSKAALTTYLEALRNRCTRYGVNIVTIKPGYVETDMIRGAKNLFWVITADEAAKRSLRLAAKGGSASGYVPRRWALVGMAMKCVPSVIFRRLNF; from the coding sequence ATGGCCTTAACGTTTACGCACGCAATTGTCGTTGGCGGATCCTCCGGCATTGGGGCAGCCATGGCCACGCAGCTCGCGCGCGGTGGCACCAAGGTGGCCATCCTAGCGCGCCGCGCCGATGAGCTTGAGCGCATTAAGCAGACGTCACCCGACAACATCAAGTGCTACGTCCACGACGTCGAAAACCACGCCGAGGTGCCCGCGCTGCTCGAGCGCATTGAGCGCGACCTCGGAGGGCTGGACTTGTTGGTCTATGCCGCTGGCATCCTCAAGTTCACCCGTGAGGGCGAATACAACTTTGAGAAGGAGCGGGCCACGATTGCGGTCAATGTGATTGGCGCCATGGCGTGGATGAACCCTATTGCCGCCAAGTTCGAAGCCGTCCGGCGCGGCAGCATCGTCGGCATCTCGAGCATTGCGGGCGAACGCGGGCGTCGCAACACGCCAGCCTACGGCACGTCTAAAGCCGCCCTAACCACCTATCTCGAGGCGCTGCGCAATCGCTGCACGCGCTATGGCGTCAACATTGTGACCATTAAGCCCGGCTACGTCGAAACCGACATGATCCGTGGCGCCAAAAATCTGTTCTGGGTCATTACCGCCGATGAGGCTGCAAAGCGCTCGCTTCGACTCGCCGCCAAGGGAGGTAGCGCGAGCGGCTATGTGCCGCGCCGATGGGCGCTGGTTGGCATGGCCATGAAGTGCGTGCCGTCTGTTATCTTTCGCCGCTTAAATTTCTAG
- a CDS encoding GIY-YIG nuclease family protein, which translates to MAKPAPSAPIYFVYLLRCADKTLYTGIARDVAKRLAEHNAGKGAKYTRGRGPLRLLATAACADRASAQRLEAAVKAQPRAQKLAFLRAQGAALATRR; encoded by the coding sequence ATGGCCAAGCCCGCGCCGAGCGCGCCCATTTACTTTGTGTACCTGCTGCGCTGCGCCGACAAGACGCTCTACACCGGCATCGCGCGCGATGTCGCCAAGCGCCTCGCCGAGCACAACGCGGGCAAGGGCGCCAAGTATACGCGCGGCCGCGGACCGCTACGCCTGCTCGCCACGGCTGCATGCGCCGATCGGGCCTCGGCGCAGCGACTCGAAGCCGCGGTGAAAGCGCAGCCTCGGGCACAAAAACTCGCGTTTCTTCGCGCGCAGGGCGCCGCGCTTGCCACAAGGCGGTAA
- a CDS encoding DNA starvation/stationary phase protection protein, which translates to MKIDIGIEERKRKEIAHGLSRVLADSYTLYLKTHNFHWNVTGPMFQTLHLMFETHYNELALAVDLIAERIRALGFPAPGTYKQFGELSAIKEDSGVPKATDMIKKLVSGHETVARTAREVFKIAEEVSDQPTCDLLTQRMQTHEKTAWMLRSLLA; encoded by the coding sequence ATGAAAATCGATATCGGCATTGAAGAACGCAAACGCAAAGAAATCGCCCACGGCTTGTCGCGCGTGCTGGCCGACAGCTACACGCTGTATCTCAAGACCCACAATTTTCACTGGAACGTCACCGGCCCCATGTTTCAGACGCTGCATCTCATGTTTGAGACGCACTACAACGAGCTGGCGCTGGCGGTGGACCTCATTGCCGAGCGCATCCGCGCGCTTGGGTTTCCGGCACCGGGTACCTACAAGCAATTCGGCGAGCTGTCCGCGATCAAAGAAGATAGCGGCGTGCCCAAGGCCACCGACATGATCAAAAAGCTCGTCTCCGGCCATGAAACTGTCGCCCGCACCGCGCGCGAGGTGTTTAAGATCGCCGAAGAAGTCAGTGACCAACCCACCTGCGACTTGCTCACCCAGCGCATGCAGACCCACGAAAAAACCGCGTGGATGCTGCGCAGCCTGCTCGCCTAA
- a CDS encoding integrase arm-type DNA-binding domain-containing protein has translation MGKPSRIPKSPKPLKKPLRPADKPFTVKEVEAAKPKQARYLLWEPGGLVLEVLPSAKKVWRHRYTKYGKQHWYKLGDYPVVSLADARTALAEVKVSLAKGGDPAAEKKQARVEGANTFKAVALEWCETNAAGLKPRTAKQRLDNLTNLIFPSLGHLPIASISASVALQPLKRIEARGKHHTARRMLQHCVAIADYAIAKSVLKLNPFQPLRRLMKAETVRHQPAIIKPARFGQLLRAIDAYSGDAITRHGLQLLALFFVRPTELRTMRWTAIDFEARQWSLFATQRKEKRELVVPLARQAVEILTQLRDMTGDRTYVLGSRLGDKILSENTFNSALRRMGFSGDEHVAHGFRASARTMMNEVLRCEGELVELQLGREIPGPMSATYNRVERIDDRTAMMQRWADYLDELRGGKP, from the coding sequence GTGGGCAAGCCTTCCCGTATACCTAAATCACCCAAACCGCTCAAAAAGCCGCTGCGGCCCGCCGATAAGCCATTCACCGTAAAAGAGGTGGAAGCAGCAAAGCCAAAGCAGGCTAGGTACCTTTTGTGGGAACCAGGCGGCCTGGTTTTGGAGGTGTTGCCCTCCGCCAAGAAGGTCTGGCGCCATCGCTATACAAAATACGGCAAGCAGCACTGGTACAAGCTGGGCGATTACCCCGTGGTGTCACTCGCCGATGCCCGGACCGCGCTGGCTGAGGTTAAGGTGTCGCTGGCCAAGGGCGGCGATCCAGCAGCCGAGAAGAAGCAGGCCAGGGTGGAAGGGGCCAATACCTTCAAAGCCGTGGCGCTTGAATGGTGCGAAACCAATGCGGCAGGCCTCAAGCCGAGGACGGCCAAGCAGCGGCTAGACAACCTCACCAATCTCATCTTTCCCTCCCTTGGTCACCTGCCAATTGCCTCAATATCCGCATCAGTTGCGCTCCAACCGCTCAAACGCATCGAGGCCAGGGGCAAGCACCACACCGCGCGGCGCATGCTGCAGCATTGCGTCGCCATTGCCGACTACGCGATTGCTAAATCGGTATTAAAACTCAATCCATTTCAACCTCTCCGGCGGCTCATGAAGGCCGAGACCGTTAGGCACCAACCTGCAATTATCAAGCCCGCCCGCTTTGGGCAGCTATTACGAGCCATAGACGCTTATAGCGGCGATGCGATCACCCGCCATGGGTTGCAGTTGCTGGCGTTGTTCTTTGTTCGGCCAACGGAGTTGAGAACCATGCGATGGACGGCCATCGACTTCGAAGCCCGGCAATGGAGCCTTTTCGCGACCCAGAGGAAAGAGAAACGGGAACTTGTCGTGCCCCTTGCTAGGCAGGCGGTTGAGATATTGACGCAACTTCGCGATATGACGGGCGATAGAACATACGTCCTTGGTTCGCGGCTCGGAGATAAAATTCTGAGCGAGAACACGTTTAATAGCGCATTGCGGCGAATGGGGTTTAGCGGCGATGAGCACGTAGCCCATGGTTTCCGAGCAAGCGCACGCACCATGATGAATGAGGTGCTTAGATGCGAAGGAGAGCTAGTTGAGCTTCAGCTAGGTCGCGAAATCCCCGGCCCGATGAGCGCAACCTACAATCGGGTTGAGCGAATCGATGACCGCACAGCGATGATGCAGCGGTGGGCGGACTATCTGGATGAGTTAAGGGGTGGCAAACCATGA
- a CDS encoding AlpA family phage regulatory protein: protein MLKNNDPISPPPHNPASSSKKFTLLRIGDLLEKVPMCRSWIYDQVGKRLFPPPVGIGARAVAWVEAEVDQVVEAKVAGKTEAEIQELVGELVAARATSGGAQ, encoded by the coding sequence ATGTTGAAAAACAACGACCCAATTAGCCCCCCTCCTCACAACCCCGCTTCGAGCAGCAAAAAGTTTACGTTGCTGCGGATCGGCGACCTTCTAGAAAAGGTGCCGATGTGCCGATCGTGGATCTACGACCAAGTAGGTAAACGCCTCTTCCCGCCGCCCGTCGGAATCGGCGCCCGCGCCGTGGCGTGGGTGGAAGCTGAAGTCGATCAGGTCGTCGAGGCCAAGGTCGCCGGTAAAACCGAAGCAGAAATCCAAGAACTGGTGGGCGAGCTGGTTGCTGCGCGCGCCACCAGCGGAGGTGCTCAATGA
- a CDS encoding DUF3987 domain-containing protein, with protein sequence MSREEMLTAEAVAAVLMGKPTASGGWMARCPSHDDRTASLSIAEGAGGKLLLKCHAHCEFEDILAAVDNESAREASKAPSKKQGFGAASSSPIVATYDYCDVNGTLLYQAVRSEPKSFWQRRPDGKDGWINNMKSITRVPYRLPEWYGQNSKKPIIIVEGEKDADTVCALGLLGTTVMGGASAWRDELAAWFTDRTVIIIPDNDEAGEKFATAVYASLVNVAAYVKIVRLPGLAEKGDISDWVEAGGTKKQLIEISKSTPQLRGGAAMSETIEVAEVDTCLPRPLTRVGTTLPLFPLDALGPVLGAAAKVAAECIQADPGVCGTSILAAAALACQPHANVELDGRTYPLSLWFLTIAESGERKSAVDNLVLVPHREYEAVQCERRRIERADIEQRMRIYDNNVSRIGKGKKSDHESDVAALKQLGKRPEFPPSGILVMAEPTLESVHKEFLAGASSLGLFSDEGGQFFGGFSMGKEHAMGAISGLSKLWDNGSGERVRASEVPQVYRNRRFSSHLMVQGIIANRVFGNSLLSGQGFLARTLVCKAKAMAGTRIYKRKDAMTSPEVEFYYNAVNTLFGLPYPTAGKSTGELKPRTIGLSEAATSEWIRVYDMFEAGIVDKYATIKPWASKAAEQVIRIAGVLTLFENPYANEIPEDAIVRATKIVMYYMDCTLAETEETALPEAVRNALGILAWCKKKKLTEVTSEDTLHYGPIATRTASVRDAAMKVLVEHGWAVQRGAKKAWTIRIDVDSRGE encoded by the coding sequence ATGAGTCGCGAAGAAATGCTTACGGCGGAGGCAGTCGCCGCGGTGTTGATGGGTAAGCCGACGGCATCAGGTGGTTGGATGGCGCGCTGTCCGAGTCACGACGACCGTACGGCCAGTCTGAGCATCGCGGAGGGCGCAGGAGGCAAGCTGCTATTGAAATGCCACGCTCATTGCGAATTTGAAGACATTCTTGCCGCGGTCGACAACGAGTCTGCCCGCGAAGCCAGCAAAGCGCCGTCGAAGAAGCAGGGCTTCGGCGCGGCGTCGAGCAGCCCAATCGTTGCGACCTATGACTATTGCGACGTGAACGGCACGCTGCTCTACCAAGCGGTTCGCTCCGAGCCCAAGTCCTTCTGGCAACGCCGTCCCGATGGGAAGGACGGCTGGATTAACAACATGAAAAGCATCACACGCGTTCCGTATCGCCTCCCGGAGTGGTACGGCCAAAACTCCAAGAAGCCTATCATCATAGTCGAGGGTGAGAAGGACGCGGACACAGTGTGCGCACTGGGGCTGCTGGGCACCACCGTTATGGGAGGGGCGTCGGCGTGGCGCGACGAACTGGCAGCTTGGTTCACCGATCGCACGGTCATAATTATCCCCGACAATGACGAGGCGGGCGAGAAGTTCGCAACGGCTGTTTACGCGTCGCTGGTCAATGTGGCTGCGTATGTAAAGATCGTTCGATTGCCGGGACTTGCAGAAAAAGGCGACATCAGCGACTGGGTGGAAGCTGGTGGAACGAAAAAGCAGTTGATTGAAATTTCCAAATCCACACCTCAACTTAGAGGGGGAGCGGCCATGTCAGAGACCATCGAAGTTGCCGAAGTTGACACATGCTTGCCACGGCCGCTGACTCGCGTAGGGACCACGCTTCCATTGTTTCCGCTTGATGCGCTGGGGCCGGTGCTGGGGGCTGCCGCTAAGGTGGCGGCAGAGTGTATCCAGGCCGATCCTGGTGTCTGCGGAACCTCAATCCTGGCCGCCGCCGCCTTGGCATGCCAGCCTCACGCCAACGTTGAACTAGATGGACGAACCTACCCGCTGTCGTTGTGGTTTCTCACCATCGCCGAATCAGGAGAGCGTAAGAGCGCTGTCGATAACCTCGTTCTAGTTCCGCATCGCGAGTATGAGGCGGTGCAGTGTGAGCGGCGCAGAATTGAGCGCGCCGACATCGAGCAGCGTATGCGTATTTATGACAACAACGTTTCCAGAATTGGCAAGGGAAAAAAGTCTGACCATGAAAGCGATGTAGCGGCTCTGAAGCAACTTGGCAAACGCCCCGAATTTCCACCAAGCGGCATACTGGTTATGGCTGAGCCAACTTTGGAATCTGTCCACAAAGAATTCCTAGCTGGCGCCTCGTCCCTGGGCCTTTTCTCAGATGAAGGAGGTCAGTTCTTTGGCGGGTTTAGTATGGGGAAAGAGCATGCAATGGGGGCTATTTCCGGCTTGAGTAAGCTGTGGGACAACGGAAGCGGGGAACGCGTGCGAGCCAGCGAAGTACCTCAAGTCTATCGCAACCGACGGTTCTCCTCTCACCTAATGGTGCAAGGCATCATTGCCAACCGGGTATTTGGGAATTCGCTGTTGTCAGGTCAAGGGTTCTTGGCTCGAACTCTAGTCTGCAAGGCAAAGGCGATGGCGGGCACACGGATCTACAAACGCAAGGATGCAATGACCTCTCCGGAAGTTGAATTCTACTACAACGCAGTTAATACATTGTTTGGTCTGCCGTATCCGACGGCCGGCAAGTCCACCGGGGAGCTGAAGCCACGGACTATTGGTCTCTCTGAAGCAGCGACGTCGGAGTGGATTCGCGTGTACGACATGTTCGAGGCGGGCATTGTCGACAAGTATGCGACGATCAAGCCTTGGGCCAGCAAAGCAGCTGAGCAAGTCATCCGCATTGCCGGCGTACTTACGCTGTTCGAGAACCCGTACGCAAACGAGATCCCCGAGGATGCGATCGTCCGGGCAACGAAAATCGTCATGTACTACATGGACTGCACGTTGGCTGAGACGGAGGAGACAGCCTTGCCCGAAGCGGTCCGCAACGCGCTCGGCATTTTGGCGTGGTGCAAGAAGAAAAAACTGACCGAGGTCACCTCTGAAGACACCTTGCATTACGGCCCAATCGCTACACGCACGGCGTCGGTGCGCGATGCGGCGATGAAGGTGCTCGTTGAACACGGGTGGGCGGTTCAGCGCGGCGCGAAGAAGGCTTGGACCATTCGTATCGACGTGGACAGCCGCGGCGAATGA
- a CDS encoding SEC-C domain-containing protein, with protein sequence MPSLSRNGPCHCGSGRKYKRCHAIVDEMQSTPCAAPSPKKFASPDATASVEIADAMHRLGQLISLAPGPYHGKSSMQPQPRELYNWEIVAPAMVFSAVSCALSLISLAGADAPRREQDAFVLTRRLFEHLIQFSWIAIDPTTHCKRWVDDDTFYRVKTHKRLNEIGKPQLDQTQMDELASLPGKKLPNLLELTKEVAAHWDPILQTPRPDVGFELIYAVIYPYSSLYAHPSPRSLSPYVVGVDADGTFRIGFDKLGPVNYSAYTLAPTIMALLLLVSSRVQGFPKAVDVKKIYTANQIVQANSHTNHVDL encoded by the coding sequence TTGCCTAGTTTATCCAGGAATGGTCCATGCCACTGTGGTTCTGGCAGGAAATACAAGAGATGTCATGCAATCGTTGATGAGATGCAAAGCACCCCTTGTGCTGCGCCGTCGCCGAAAAAGTTCGCCTCTCCTGATGCCACCGCTAGTGTCGAAATCGCTGACGCAATGCATCGACTCGGACAGTTGATATCACTGGCGCCGGGACCGTACCATGGGAAAAGCTCGATGCAACCGCAGCCTCGTGAGCTGTACAACTGGGAGATCGTTGCACCAGCGATGGTTTTCAGTGCGGTGAGCTGTGCGCTGTCTCTGATTTCTCTTGCAGGTGCGGACGCACCGAGAAGGGAACAGGACGCGTTTGTTCTCACTCGCCGACTTTTCGAACATCTAATCCAATTTTCCTGGATTGCAATCGACCCCACGACTCATTGCAAACGCTGGGTCGACGACGACACCTTCTATCGAGTAAAGACCCACAAGCGCCTAAACGAGATAGGTAAGCCTCAGCTTGACCAGACGCAAATGGATGAACTTGCATCGCTACCCGGCAAAAAATTGCCAAATTTACTGGAGTTAACCAAGGAAGTAGCTGCTCACTGGGATCCTATTTTGCAAACACCTCGCCCTGATGTGGGGTTTGAGTTGATCTATGCGGTAATCTACCCTTACTCAAGTTTGTATGCGCATCCGAGCCCAAGAAGTTTGTCGCCCTACGTAGTCGGTGTTGACGCCGATGGGACCTTTAGAATTGGATTCGATAAGTTGGGACCAGTAAATTACAGCGCTTACACACTCGCACCGACGATTATGGCACTTTTACTGTTGGTCTCGAGCCGAGTGCAAGGATTTCCCAAAGCTGTCGATGTCAAAAAAATATATACGGCGAATCAAATTGTTCAAGCAAACTCCCACACTAACCATGTAGATCTGTAA
- a CDS encoding BlaI/MecI/CopY family transcriptional regulator, with the protein MTFRLRSGKKGLELRLHDLEAAIMDIVWSKQLTAFAVLDVLTVLEKKRGIAYTTVMTTVGRLYEKGLLSRERDGKRYRYSPKLTREQFLEATARTVLNEAVGSHQALAMLAEKVSEASAGELDELEALISQRREELET; encoded by the coding sequence GTGACATTTCGCCTGCGTTCAGGGAAAAAAGGGTTAGAGCTGCGGCTCCATGATCTGGAAGCCGCTATCATGGACATTGTGTGGAGCAAGCAGTTAACGGCATTCGCCGTACTCGATGTGCTCACCGTGCTCGAAAAAAAGCGAGGGATTGCTTACACCACCGTGATGACGACGGTTGGACGCCTTTACGAAAAAGGGTTGCTATCGCGTGAGCGCGATGGCAAGCGCTATCGCTATTCGCCCAAATTAACCCGCGAGCAATTCTTAGAAGCAACGGCGCGCACCGTGCTCAATGAGGCCGTAGGTAGCCACCAGGCCTTAGCCATGCTGGCCGAAAAAGTCTCAGAGGCATCGGCGGGCGAGCTCGATGAGCTTGAGGCACTTATCTCGCAGCGTCGCGAGGAGCTTGAGACGTGA
- a CDS encoding TolC family protein, producing MRGSADRAETPPPHLRDVVEGSADDGHPEHAAPVPDPAASGEVSLGGIFAYADVHSPVLAVARSTRSRAEAARAAALPLLPGNPELTVAVGSLRSSAEFGNDVEISLMQPIQISGVRGLRLDAADRMGELTDAEIEEIRWFVHCDIHAAFHQALVEQARVRLAERVVEFQAEVLRVVESQIRAGEAAPLALRLAQAEVAQARQVLVAEQQAFLAARIRLAQLAGWPVATPPMPGGSVDTPTEPPAYERLLEVARGQLPSLRTGAARVSEAQARVAMAKRDVWPRPSLGVQYRREGGVANETDLVTLLGVISLEIPSFQRNQGERAHARADATIAEAELSAMSRLLDGQIAEARSAVVAAASRMRAYGTDILPRFEENLALLRRSFELGEIDILALSTGRERFLRIQSDALAAQLDYFVALASLERVVGVDLWRDDHHQESNP from the coding sequence ATGCGCGGCAGTGCTGATCGTGCAGAAACGCCACCTCCTCATTTGCGCGACGTTGTCGAAGGTAGTGCCGATGATGGGCATCCAGAGCATGCGGCGCCAGTGCCCGATCCTGCCGCAAGCGGAGAGGTATCGCTCGGCGGCATTTTTGCCTATGCAGACGTGCACTCACCCGTGCTCGCCGTGGCGCGCAGCACGCGTTCACGGGCAGAAGCGGCGCGAGCGGCAGCATTGCCGCTGTTGCCGGGCAATCCCGAACTTACCGTGGCCGTGGGTTCCTTGCGCAGCTCTGCGGAGTTTGGCAACGATGTCGAAATTTCTCTCATGCAGCCAATCCAGATCTCCGGCGTGCGCGGCTTGCGACTTGACGCGGCCGATCGCATGGGTGAGCTAACCGACGCCGAAATCGAAGAAATTCGTTGGTTTGTTCACTGCGACATTCATGCCGCGTTTCATCAGGCACTCGTCGAACAAGCGCGTGTGCGCTTGGCGGAACGCGTGGTGGAATTTCAAGCGGAGGTGCTGCGCGTTGTTGAGAGTCAGATACGCGCTGGTGAAGCCGCGCCGCTTGCGTTGCGCCTAGCCCAAGCCGAAGTGGCGCAAGCGCGACAAGTTTTGGTCGCCGAACAGCAAGCATTTTTAGCGGCGCGAATTCGACTGGCACAACTCGCGGGGTGGCCGGTGGCGACGCCGCCCATGCCGGGCGGCAGCGTCGATACGCCGACGGAGCCGCCAGCATATGAACGCCTGCTTGAGGTGGCGCGTGGGCAGTTGCCAAGCCTGCGCACAGGTGCGGCGCGTGTTAGCGAGGCGCAGGCGCGGGTCGCGATGGCCAAGCGCGACGTTTGGCCGCGGCCATCGCTTGGCGTGCAGTACCGCCGCGAAGGTGGCGTTGCAAATGAAACGGATTTGGTTACGTTGTTAGGTGTTATCTCGCTTGAGATTCCAAGTTTTCAGCGCAACCAGGGCGAACGCGCACATGCGCGCGCCGATGCCACCATTGCCGAGGCTGAGTTATCGGCGATGTCGCGTCTGCTCGACGGCCAAATTGCCGAAGCGCGTAGCGCCGTGGTGGCGGCCGCTAGTCGTATGCGAGCCTACGGCACTGATATTTTGCCGCGATTCGAAGAAAACCTAGCGTTGCTTCGCCGCTCGTTTGAACTGGGAGAAATCGACATTCTCGCGCTATCAACTGGCCGCGAGCGGTTCCTGCGCATTCAGAGCGACGCGCTTGCCGCACAACTTGATTACTTTGTCGCCTTGGCCAGCCTCGAACGAGTGGTCGGCGTTGATTTGTGGCGCGACGATCATCACCAGGAGAGCAACCCATGA